The sequence GATATTAATGCACACCATGATAGAGAGATAATGTCTCACTTCACCTCCCATTAAAAGTAATTAGTTAAATTCAATTTCTGTGAAGGAATGTTAGAAAACACTACCCGAAGTTTTCGAGAGGCCTTTTCGCCTGAAAAGAACACTAACTAATTACATTCACATGAAATAATTAGATTTATATATAACATTCCATAATAAATAACACACAAGAGAGTTAACACAAAAGTTAACCTCCAATTAATGGGTATTTAAAGATAATGTCTAAAGGGTAGTATTGTAGGATTAAACTCCTGCAATATAGACATTGTCACAAAAAAACTATTTTTCAAAACTTTTTCTAAAAGAGTAAATTTTTTCATCAACTATTATTTTTTCAACTGTTTGATAGTTTGGAAAATATGTTTTTGCAAGACAAGATGACAAACCAAAATTTTAATGCAAGTTCAATTTGAATATATACTAATATTTCTGTACGTTACTTGCAATTTTCAGTGAAAACCTGCTAATTTTTAATGATTAAATTTCAATCTGCTTTTCTCTTTTTTAAAGAAACAAATTTCACTGTATATTCTTTTATTAAAATAGATTATATGAAATAAAAGTTACTAAAATCAGAACCATATTTCATCAAAAATGAAATTAATGATATTACCCTATTTAAATATCGATGAAAAAAATATTTTATATAATCAAATATATTACAAATTGATTGATTATAATAAATTTTTTACAAATTTAAATTAAATAACATTAAAAAAACATAAAAATATATATTAAATAACTTTAAAATAATAATTATAGGATTGATTTTCAATAATTTATTCCTATAAATCGAGTTTGGAGGAGAACATCTCTTGTTAATTATGTTCAGTCAGTACATTATTAAACCCCAGATATAGAGATACCCTCCTTCAAATGAGATTAAAAAAATCTCATTTTTAAATTATTTATAACATTAACTAAATATATTCCTATATGACAAAATGTATCATGGTTCAGGGAACCTCATCAAACGCCGGAAAAAGTATGCTTGTAGCAGCATTATGCAGAATATATAAAAATCGAGGATATAACATAGCTCCTTTTAAATCTCAAAATATGTCCTTGAATTCATATACCACCAAAGAAGATGGGGAAATTGGAATAGCTCAGATGCTGCAGGCAGAAGCGGCAATGATTGAGCCCAGCATACACATGAACCCTGTTTTACTAAAGCCAAAGGGGGATTTTACATCCAATGTAATCATTCAGGGAAAATCAATTGGAGATATGAACTTCTATGATTACCAGCACAAATACCATGATACAGCATTTAATGCAATAAAAGAAAGTTTTAAAATTCTATCAGAACAGTATGACATTATTGTCATTGAGGGAGCAGGTTCTCCTGCTGAAATAAATATGAGGGACCAGGATATTGCAAATATGGAAATTGCCCATCTTGCAGATGCCAATGTAATTTTAATTGCAGATATCGAAATGGGAGGAGTTTTTGCAGCAATAGCAGGAACATATGTTCTGCTTGACGATTATGACCGGTCACGTCTAAAAGCAACCGTTATCAATAAGTTCAGAGGCAATCTTGATATTTTAAAACCTGGCCTTGACAGAATTGAAGAGATAACCGGAGAACCTGTTTTAGGAGTGCTTCCTTATGATGAAACATTGAAACTGCCTGAAGAGGACTCAGCATCACTTACCACACACGTTTTTGCTGAAGACAAAGACATTACCATCGCAGTCATACGCCTGCCTAAAATAGCCAATTTTACAGATATCGACCCATTTGAATACGAAGAAGATGTGGCTCTTAAGATGATAGGCATTAATGATGATATAGGAGATGTGGATGCCATTATAATCCCAGGAACCCGTAATTCTACAGAGGACATGTTTGCCCTTCGTGAAAGCGGACTTGCAGATAAAATCATTGCAAAAGCGTCTGAAATTCCGATAGTGGGAATTTGCGGAGGTCTGCAGATTTTAGGCAATGTCATTTATGATGAAGATAAACGTGAATCAAAGCACGGAACAATTGAAGGATTGGGTCTTTTAGATATTGAATCCAGCTTTTCAAGAGAAGGTAAAATTGTTACCCAGTCAACCGCAACAATTCCTGATAACATTGAAGGCCTTGCAGGAGAAATATTTAAAAACATCACAGGAGAGGTAGTCAATGGATATGAAATCCATGAGGGAACCACCAATCTAATAAATTCCTGCGGACTGTTAAACATTAAAAAAGGTCAGGGAAACAACGATGATGGATATATTGACGGAGCTTCAAACGGGAATGTATTTTCAACATATTTCCATGGAATCTTTCACAATTACAACTTCAGACGAGAATTTTTAAATTATATCAGGGTTAAAAAAGGCCTTGAAGCCAGATATGGTGAAGATCCTTATGAAACCCAGAAAGACTATTCCCTCAACAGACTTGCTGAAATTGTTGAAGAGAATTTGGATATGGACATCATCGACGAGCTGATTTTCGGCAAAAAAGAATAACATTAACATTTTTTCATAATGTAAAATACATAGCTGTACTCATCGCTATTTTGTCTAAAAAAGGTGATCTGCTTTTTCAGCACATTAACAAATTCCTTTGCCGATTTATCAATACTTAACGAGTCCAGATTTTTTTCTAATTTTTTATGGAATTCTTTCCAGTCTTCCTTTGGAACAATTACATAATCAATGAATTCATAACCTTCATTTCTTATTTGTGCTATCTTATTTTCAATGGAATCAACTTCAGAGTATATATTTTTCCAAAATTTTACACTTTTAGCTGACGGTTTTTTAATCCAGGAAATATCCGAAACAATTATATATCCACCAGGCTTCAACAGTCGTTTCCACTCTTTTAAACCTTTTCTAAATCCGATGACCTCAATTGATGATTCTGCAAATACGATGTCAAATTCTTCATTGGCAAAATCAGGGTCTTTCATATCCATACAATAGCTAAATACCCGATCTTCAAAATTATTTTCAGCAATTTTCTCATTTAAAACATCCAAGTAATGTTTAAACAAATCTATAGCTTCAATTTCAGAATTTTCAAAATAATTGGCAAGAAGAATTGTAGATGAACCCACGCCACAGCCAATATCCAAAATGTTTAAGTTTGCCTTGCTGTTAATGTTAACTTTATCAATTGCCTTTAATGTTGTATCTGCACTTCCAGGAGACAATCGCTCCAAACCCTCATAAGCCAGATAAAAATATAACGGTATTTCCATATTGAACCTCAAATTGCCTTAATCAATGGTCAAATTAAATAATCTTTTTGCATTTTGTGCAGTTATTCTTATGACTTCATCTTCCTGCATACCTAATTCTTCTGCAATCTTTCCAATTATATATTTTAAGTTCAGTGAGGTATTTTCTTCTCCCTTTTTTTCTTCAGGAGTTAAATAGGGAGAATCTGTCTCAACAAGAATATGATTAATATCTATTTTTTTAACCATTCTTTTTGTTTTCTTGTTGTTAGTGTGAGTAATTGGACCCCCAATTCCAATATAAAAACCTAATTTAATTAATTGCTGAGCCATTTCAGCAGAACCTTGATAACAATGCATAGAACCAACCACATCATGTTTTTTTAATATATCAAATGTATCCTGTATTGACTTTCTTGAATGGACTATTACCGGCAAATCATGCTTTTGGGCAAGATTTAACATCTCTTCAAATAATTCCTTCTGTTTGTCTTTATTTTCTTTAGTATAATAATAATCCAAACCAATTTCTCCAACTGCAATTACTTTATCATTTTCAAGCTGGCTATCCAATAATGAAATATCCTCATCAGTTATTTTATCTGCAAACGTATGGAAATATCCTAAAGCCGCATAGACATTATTATATTTGTCTGACAGTTCCAGTATTTCCAAATTGCTTTGAGGATCAGTACCATTCAATATTATTGAGATATCATTTTTTGCGGCCTCTTTTATAATCTCCTGTGCATTTTCCATCTCACTTTTATAAATATGGCAATGTGTATCTATTAACATAAAAATATCACTTAAAAAGATTTTTTGGATTAAGTTTTTATTGTTTCGTTTTCAATTATTATATAATTAGTCAGATTAAATTAAATTTTTGGTGAGAGGAAATGGAAGACAAGTTTTCAAGAACAGAAATGTTAGTTGGAAATGAAGGAATGAAAAAATTGGAAAATGCCAAGGTTGCAGTTTTCGGCCTTGGAGGAGTAGGTTCTTTTGTCTGTGAAGGACTTGCCAGAAGCGGAGTGGGCAATTTTGTTTTGATAGACTTTGACAAGATAGATAAAAGCAATATCAACAGGCAGCTGATTGCAACAGAAAATACAATCGGAAAATATAAAACTGACTTGATGAAGGAGCGAATTTTAGAAATCAATCCGGATGCAAATGTTGAAATCCACAGGGAATTTTATATGGCCGATTCAAAAACAGACATCATTACAAAGGACCTTTCATATGCCGTCGACTGTGTGGATACAATAATGGCCAAAATAGCTATTATCTGCAGCTGTGATGCCCTTGATGTGCCTGTAATTTCTTCAATGGGAACCGGAAACAAGTTAGACCCTACAATGTTTGAAGTGGCCGACATTTATGAAACTTCAGTATGTCCGCTTGCCAGAATAATGAAAAAGGACCTAAAAAAGAGAAATATAGAAAAATTAAAAGTGGTTTATTCAAAGGAACATCCGATAAACACTAACGACTGTGCTATAAATCAAAATAGAAAGTATAAAGTAAAAGGCAGTGTTTCATTTGTGCCTTCTGTTGCTGGACTGATTATTGCGGGAGAAGTAATAAAAGACATCGCCATCAACTGATTTTCAAAATTAATATTTTTTCCAAACCTCCCCTAATTTTTCAAATACATTTTAATAATTTCAAGCGATAAAACAAGTGTTCTTTAAAAAATTTAGGCATACATAAAAATTTATATAGTATCCTAACCTACCATTATATAAATATAAATTAAATAATGGAGAAATACATATGAATTTAGAAGGTGTAGAAAAAACAATGCTTTTAACATTATTTGCTAAAGCAAAACATTCCCAGCAAAAAAATCATAAATTCTATGATTCAAAGGCAATAGAAGTGATTTCAAAAGTCGATTATGATTTCAGCATAGCTGAAAAGGACAGATTCATGCAGCTTGGAACAATTGCAAGAACAATAGTGCTGGATAAAATGGTAAAAGAATATATAAATGCTCATCCAGAATGTACAATAGTCAATATTGCATCAGGAATGGACACACGATTCAACAGACTGGACAATGGTAAAATCAATTGGTATAATGTCGATTTGGAAAATTCTGCCAATTACAGATTAAAATACATTGAAGATACCGACAGAGTAACAACTCTCGCATATTCCGCAATGGATCCTAACTGGGCTCAGGAAATTCAAATAAGAAATGATGTTTTATTTATAGTTGAAGGATTAACAATGTATTTAACTCAAAAAGATGTTGAAAATATCATAAATATAATAGATGACAACTTTGACAAATGCACAATTTTCATGGAGATAATGCCTCCTGTTTCAGTGGAAAATACAAAAGAAGCATCAATAGAAGATACTGACACCAAATTCATATGGGGTGTTGAAAAAGGCCATGAACTGACAAAATTCAACCCTAACTTTAAATGGATAAAAGACGTTAACCTATTTGATGGCGTGAATGTCTATAAACCTCATTATAAGATTATTACCTGGCTTCCATTATTAAGAAAAAGAATGGATTATATTGCAGTACTGGCAAAATAAACACTACATTTGAGCTGGTGCTGCTATAAGCACTAGCTTAGATTACATTTAAAAAAAAAATCATTTTATATCAACAATGGCCATCCATTCTAAAAACTTATCTGAAAAGGACACAATATTTTCTTCTGTTTTTATCATATAACCGTTAAAAATAGCCAAAAGATTACAGACAATACAAATAGAAAGATATTCTGAGAAATCAATATTAACCCAACTGCTATATAATAATGCAGTATATATCGGATGTCTTACATAATCATATACTCCATTTATAATCAAATTATTGTTTTCAATTTATCCATTTCTGAGAAAAAAAGCGCAGGAATCCAGAAAAAATATCCCTAAAATTAAAAAGACCATATTTAATTCATTTATTTTATAGATTGGGATTAAATGATAATAAGAGCATATGGAGGAAGTAATTGTTATTATTCCAATTACTGAAATTAAATATGGCCCTATACCAAAAATTGGCAAATGATTTTCATCCATATTATAATTATTGTTTTTATAATATAAATAATTTAGGTATGCCTAAATTTATTCTGATTAATTCAATTTCAATTCCCACCACCACCTAAAAAGAAATCTTTAAGTTTACTTTCATCAATTTTATAATTACCCGCAATTTTGCCCTGATCAAAATGAATTATATGAGAGCATACCTCACAAATCAATTCAAAATCATGAGTTATGATAAAAGAAGTAATTCCTAAACTCTGCAAATACCTTAAGTTATCAGAAACTTTTATCATATTTTTTAAGTCAAGCCCACTTGTCGGTTCATCAAAAATCAATATCTCTTTTTTAGATGCAATAGCTGATGCAATTGCCACCCTCTGCTTTTCACCACCAGATAATGCCATCGGATGGGCATCTTTTAGATGAATCAGATTTAGATTTCTAAGAATTTCTTCAGCCAAATCCACATCCTCCTCATCCATGCTTAGCAGCACT comes from uncultured Methanobrevibacter sp. and encodes:
- a CDS encoding class I SAM-dependent methyltransferase, which translates into the protein MNLEGVEKTMLLTLFAKAKHSQQKNHKFYDSKAIEVISKVDYDFSIAEKDRFMQLGTIARTIVLDKMVKEYINAHPECTIVNIASGMDTRFNRLDNGKINWYNVDLENSANYRLKYIEDTDRVTTLAYSAMDPNWAQEIQIRNDVLFIVEGLTMYLTQKDVENIINIIDDNFDKCTIFMEIMPPVSVENTKEASIEDTDTKFIWGVEKGHELTKFNPNFKWIKDVNLFDGVNVYKPHYKIITWLPLLRKRMDYIAVLAK
- a CDS encoding isoprenylcysteine carboxylmethyltransferase family protein, whose translation is MIINGVYDYVRHPIYTALLYSSWVNIDFSEYLSICIVCNLLAIFNGYMIKTEENIVSFSDKFLEWMAIVDIK
- the cobQ gene encoding cobyric acid synthase CobQ → MTKCIMVQGTSSNAGKSMLVAALCRIYKNRGYNIAPFKSQNMSLNSYTTKEDGEIGIAQMLQAEAAMIEPSIHMNPVLLKPKGDFTSNVIIQGKSIGDMNFYDYQHKYHDTAFNAIKESFKILSEQYDIIVIEGAGSPAEINMRDQDIANMEIAHLADANVILIADIEMGGVFAAIAGTYVLLDDYDRSRLKATVINKFRGNLDILKPGLDRIEEITGEPVLGVLPYDETLKLPEEDSASLTTHVFAEDKDITIAVIRLPKIANFTDIDPFEYEEDVALKMIGINDDIGDVDAIIIPGTRNSTEDMFALRESGLADKIIAKASEIPIVGICGGLQILGNVIYDEDKRESKHGTIEGLGLLDIESSFSREGKIVTQSTATIPDNIEGLAGEIFKNITGEVVNGYEIHEGTTNLINSCGLLNIKKGQGNNDDGYIDGASNGNVFSTYFHGIFHNYNFRREFLNYIRVKKGLEARYGEDPYETQKDYSLNRLAEIVEENLDMDIIDELIFGKKE
- a CDS encoding TatD family hydrolase, which produces MLIDTHCHIYKSEMENAQEIIKEAAKNDISIILNGTDPQSNLEILELSDKYNNVYAALGYFHTFADKITDEDISLLDSQLENDKVIAVGEIGLDYYYTKENKDKQKELFEEMLNLAQKHDLPVIVHSRKSIQDTFDILKKHDVVGSMHCYQGSAEMAQQLIKLGFYIGIGGPITHTNNKKTKRMVKKIDINHILVETDSPYLTPEEKKGEENTSLNLKYIIGKIAEELGMQEDEVIRITAQNAKRLFNLTID
- a CDS encoding tRNA threonylcarbamoyladenosine dehydratase is translated as MEDKFSRTEMLVGNEGMKKLENAKVAVFGLGGVGSFVCEGLARSGVGNFVLIDFDKIDKSNINRQLIATENTIGKYKTDLMKERILEINPDANVEIHREFYMADSKTDIITKDLSYAVDCVDTIMAKIAIICSCDALDVPVISSMGTGNKLDPTMFEVADIYETSVCPLARIMKKDLKKRNIEKLKVVYSKEHPINTNDCAINQNRKYKVKGSVSFVPSVAGLIIAGEVIKDIAIN
- a CDS encoding class I SAM-dependent methyltransferase, which gives rise to MEIPLYFYLAYEGLERLSPGSADTTLKAIDKVNINSKANLNILDIGCGVGSSTILLANYFENSEIEAIDLFKHYLDVLNEKIAENNFEDRVFSYCMDMKDPDFANEEFDIVFAESSIEVIGFRKGLKEWKRLLKPGGYIIVSDISWIKKPSAKSVKFWKNIYSEVDSIENKIAQIRNEGYEFIDYVIVPKEDWKEFHKKLEKNLDSLSIDKSAKEFVNVLKKQITFFRQNSDEYSYVFYIMKKC